The following are encoded in a window of Pyxidicoccus trucidator genomic DNA:
- a CDS encoding pyridoxal phosphate-dependent decarboxylase family protein, with the protein MALPDLKSLRLLNHVPPRLLSAAERYLKAVPKVRELLSKETDSLLSELEGDLKPYRGKMPAYDHLPATGRERGEVLKELQALQAQEESRWREGKVSGAVYNGDEGHIDFLNHVYSLHSQSNPLHADLWPSATKFEAEVIAMTASMLGADAANSGKPAQEHICGSMSSGGTESIMLAIKTYRDWAREKKGITKPEMVAPASAHPAFDKAAHYFGVKMVRVPVGPDYRADLAATKKAVNRNTIVIIGSAPGFPHGVIDPIAELSELARRKGVGFHTDACLGGFVLPFARKLHYEVPPFDFRLPGVTSISVDTHKFGYAAKGSSVVLYRGTELRSHQYFTATDWPGGIYFSPTFSGSRPGALIATAWAALVSMGEQGYLEATRRILETASAIKQGIRAIPELYVLGDPLFVIAFGSDEVDVFKVMERMSERGWSLNGLHKPAAVHLCVTLRHAQPGVVERFVEDLRAAVEQVKLNPGEKGTMAPVYGMAASVPFRGLVSDMLKKYMDLLYKV; encoded by the coding sequence ATGGCACTGCCCGACCTGAAGTCGTTGAGGCTGCTGAACCACGTGCCCCCCCGGCTGCTGTCCGCGGCCGAGCGCTACCTCAAGGCCGTGCCGAAGGTGCGCGAGCTGCTGTCGAAGGAGACGGACTCGCTCCTGTCCGAGCTGGAGGGAGACCTCAAGCCTTACCGGGGGAAGATGCCCGCGTATGACCACCTGCCGGCGACGGGGCGTGAGCGCGGGGAGGTGCTGAAGGAGTTGCAGGCGCTGCAGGCCCAGGAGGAGTCGCGCTGGCGCGAGGGCAAGGTGTCCGGGGCCGTGTACAACGGGGACGAGGGGCACATCGACTTCCTCAACCACGTCTACTCGCTCCATTCGCAGAGCAACCCGCTGCACGCCGACCTGTGGCCCAGCGCCACCAAGTTCGAGGCCGAAGTCATCGCCATGACGGCGAGCATGCTCGGCGCCGACGCCGCCAACTCGGGGAAGCCGGCCCAGGAGCACATCTGCGGCTCCATGTCGTCCGGTGGCACCGAGAGCATCATGCTCGCCATCAAGACGTACCGGGATTGGGCGCGCGAGAAGAAGGGCATCACGAAGCCGGAGATGGTGGCGCCGGCCAGCGCCCACCCGGCCTTCGACAAGGCGGCGCACTACTTCGGCGTGAAGATGGTGCGCGTGCCCGTGGGGCCGGACTACCGCGCGGACCTGGCTGCGACGAAGAAGGCCGTCAACCGCAACACCATCGTCATCATCGGCTCCGCGCCGGGCTTTCCCCATGGCGTCATCGACCCCATCGCCGAGCTGTCCGAGCTGGCGCGCCGCAAGGGCGTCGGCTTCCACACGGATGCGTGCCTGGGCGGCTTCGTGCTGCCGTTCGCCCGGAAGCTCCATTACGAGGTGCCGCCCTTCGACTTCCGGCTGCCGGGCGTGACGTCCATCTCCGTGGACACGCACAAGTTTGGCTACGCCGCGAAGGGTTCGTCCGTCGTCCTGTACCGGGGGACGGAACTGCGCTCGCACCAGTACTTCACCGCCACGGACTGGCCGGGTGGCATCTACTTCTCGCCCACGTTCTCCGGCAGCCGGCCGGGTGCGCTCATCGCCACGGCGTGGGCGGCGCTGGTGAGCATGGGCGAGCAGGGCTACCTGGAGGCCACCCGCCGCATCCTGGAGACGGCCTCCGCCATCAAGCAGGGCATCCGCGCCATCCCCGAGCTGTACGTGCTGGGCGACCCGCTGTTCGTCATCGCCTTCGGCTCGGACGAGGTGGACGTGTTCAAGGTGATGGAGCGGATGAGCGAGCGCGGGTGGAGCCTCAACGGGCTGCACAAGCCCGCCGCGGTCCACCTGTGCGTCACGCTGCGGCACGCACAGCCGGGCGTGGTGGAGCGGTTCGTGGAGGACCTGCGCGCCGCCGTGGAGCAGGTGAAGCTGAACCCCGGCGAGAAGGGGACGATGGCGCCCGTCTATGGCATGGCGGCCAGCGTCCCCTTCCGTGGGCTCGTGAGCGACATGCTCAAGAAGTACATGGACCTGCTCTACAAGGTGTGA
- a CDS encoding response regulator, which produces MSRRILVVEDDRYIRDAIRELLEDEGHTVICAENGAQGLAELERMRLSPDIILLDLMMPVKDGFQFRTEQRADARFAQIPVVVMSADPRLDSHRSVLDARAYLRKPVDIDQLLAATA; this is translated from the coding sequence ATGAGCCGGCGAATCCTCGTCGTGGAGGACGACCGCTACATCCGCGACGCCATCCGGGAGTTGCTCGAGGACGAGGGACACACCGTCATCTGCGCGGAGAATGGCGCCCAGGGGCTCGCCGAGTTGGAGCGGATGCGGCTGTCCCCGGACATCATCCTTCTGGACCTGATGATGCCGGTGAAGGACGGCTTCCAGTTCCGCACCGAGCAACGCGCCGACGCGCGCTTCGCCCAGATTCCGGTGGTGGTCATGAGTGCCGACCCCCGGCTCGACAGCCACCGGAGCGTCCTCGACGCCCGCGCCTACCTCCGCAAGCCGGTCGACATCGACCAGCTGCTCGCGGCCACCGCGTAG
- a CDS encoding ATP-binding protein translates to MATLIASLDWSSSPLGPIETWPQSLRTTVSLCLASNFPINIIWGDGHNQIYNDGYRVVCGAVHPRAMGEDYRVTWASAWPAIGEPFERALAGETTYLENQRMFLERNGYPEETFFTFSLSPIRDESGKVAGLFHPVTETTPTMLAQRRTRALRDISDRAGMATVFDEACDLLLASLEEYAFDLPFALLYVTTPDGTQALLRGTCRTPAGGTLAPRVIELTGTDTGTGWPLLKAARGGRAEQISDMESRFGPVPAGPYPEPMATSFVLPVRVAGLDAPLGFLVVGASQRLPLDDAYRTFLEMLGAAASAALGNARAYEAERLRAEALAEIDQAKTAFFSNVSHEFRTPLTLLLGPVEDLLAGHRGELPEAARGELEVVHRNGLRLLKLVNALLDFSRIEAGRAQASVEPTDLASLTRDIASAFRSAVERAGMRFVVDAEPLGDPVLVDREMWEKIVLNLVSNAFKFTHEGEIRVELKREDGFARLSVRDTGIGIPERELGRVFQRFHRVQGAKGRTHEGSGIGLALVDELAKLHGGSVEVRSVEGEGSTFFVRVPLGSAYWMAAPALAGTQRPPSTATRPEAYVEETLRWLTDQAPAASSVEDGRSVDRTPATSTAKAVELPAAGTRQRVLLADDNADMRDYVRRLLEGRYQVTAVANGAEALRVARAARPDLVLSDVMMPVMDGIELMKQLRADDALRVVPIILLSARAGEEATASGLELGADDYLTKPFSARELLARVQAQLNMAALRRQVTEQETRAENLARQQRWLEVVLDRLPIPTLLVDPVSGRFTFVNRAAQQLSDGRFPADIDAAERGRVSRLTDDADGPLDPEDTPGALLRRGERVRDLEAVWHSPAGRFNIVVDSDVVPAIGTQPGQAIVSFRDISRLKRVERELKSLLGARDEFLSIASHELKTPITSLRMQLQMTERNVKPDEGRAPSPEKLARALRVSLVQVDRLTSLVDDLLDVARIRTGTFDLTFKKLDLTLLARDMMERLSGQLAQAGCEALLDAPPGLVGVWDGSRLEQVLTNLVSNAMKYAPGARLDVRLSAAGELARIEVRDYGPGVGEAQRESIFERFDRGIASRNAGGLGLGLFISKRIVAAHGGSIVVESPPGGGASFVVLLPRDASRALAEGLSAVQRDGT, encoded by the coding sequence ATGGCGACGCTCATCGCGTCGCTCGACTGGTCAAGCTCTCCGCTGGGCCCTATCGAGACGTGGCCACAGAGCCTGCGTACGACGGTGAGCCTCTGCCTCGCCTCGAATTTTCCAATCAACATCATCTGGGGCGACGGCCACAACCAGATCTACAACGACGGCTACCGCGTGGTCTGCGGCGCGGTGCATCCGCGCGCGATGGGCGAGGACTACCGGGTCACCTGGGCGTCTGCCTGGCCAGCCATCGGCGAACCCTTCGAACGGGCGCTCGCCGGGGAGACGACCTACCTCGAGAACCAGCGGATGTTCCTCGAGCGCAATGGCTATCCGGAGGAGACATTCTTCACCTTCTCGCTCAGCCCCATCCGCGACGAGTCCGGGAAGGTGGCGGGGCTCTTCCACCCGGTGACCGAGACGACCCCGACGATGCTCGCCCAGCGGCGCACGCGGGCGCTGCGGGACATCTCGGACCGCGCCGGAATGGCGACAGTCTTTGACGAGGCCTGCGACCTGCTCCTCGCGTCGCTCGAAGAATACGCCTTCGACCTGCCATTCGCGCTCCTCTACGTGACGACGCCAGACGGGACCCAGGCCTTGCTCCGGGGGACCTGCCGGACGCCCGCCGGAGGCACGCTCGCGCCGCGAGTGATTGAGCTGACCGGGACGGACACGGGCACCGGCTGGCCGCTCCTGAAGGCGGCACGCGGCGGCAGAGCGGAGCAAATCTCGGACATGGAGTCCCGGTTCGGGCCCGTCCCCGCGGGACCGTATCCCGAGCCGATGGCGACGTCGTTCGTGCTACCAGTCCGCGTCGCGGGCCTGGACGCGCCGCTGGGCTTCCTCGTCGTCGGGGCGAGCCAGCGACTCCCCCTCGATGATGCCTACCGGACCTTCCTGGAGATGCTGGGGGCGGCGGCCAGCGCGGCCCTCGGGAACGCGCGCGCGTACGAAGCCGAGCGACTCCGGGCCGAGGCGCTCGCGGAGATAGACCAGGCGAAGACGGCCTTCTTCAGCAACGTGAGCCATGAGTTCCGCACGCCGCTCACGCTGCTGCTCGGGCCGGTGGAGGACCTCCTCGCAGGGCACCGGGGGGAACTGCCGGAGGCCGCGCGCGGCGAGCTCGAGGTGGTCCACCGCAATGGGCTGCGGCTCCTCAAGCTGGTGAACGCGCTGCTCGACTTCTCCCGCATCGAGGCGGGCCGCGCCCAGGCCTCGGTCGAGCCGACCGACTTGGCCTCGCTCACCCGGGACATCGCGAGCGCCTTCCGCTCCGCCGTCGAGCGCGCGGGCATGCGGTTCGTGGTGGACGCCGAGCCACTGGGTGACCCGGTGCTCGTGGACCGCGAGATGTGGGAGAAGATTGTCCTGAACCTCGTGTCGAACGCGTTCAAGTTCACCCACGAGGGGGAAATCCGGGTCGAGCTCAAGCGGGAGGACGGGTTCGCGCGGCTGTCGGTGCGGGACACGGGCATCGGCATTCCGGAGCGGGAGCTCGGGCGCGTGTTCCAGCGCTTTCACCGGGTGCAGGGGGCGAAGGGGCGCACCCACGAGGGCAGCGGCATCGGCCTCGCGCTCGTGGACGAGCTCGCGAAGCTCCATGGCGGCTCGGTCGAGGTGCGGAGCGTCGAGGGCGAGGGCTCGACCTTCTTCGTTCGCGTCCCGCTCGGAAGCGCCTACTGGATGGCAGCGCCTGCGCTGGCCGGGACGCAGCGGCCTCCTTCCACCGCGACCCGCCCCGAGGCCTACGTGGAGGAGACGCTTCGCTGGCTGACGGATCAGGCTCCGGCGGCTTCATCGGTGGAGGACGGCAGGAGCGTGGACAGGACTCCCGCGACCTCCACCGCGAAGGCCGTGGAGCTCCCGGCGGCTGGCACCCGCCAGCGGGTCCTGCTCGCCGACGACAACGCCGACATGCGTGACTATGTCCGTCGTCTCCTCGAGGGACGCTATCAAGTCACGGCGGTGGCGAACGGAGCGGAGGCGCTCCGTGTGGCGCGAGCGGCTCGGCCGGACCTCGTGCTCTCGGACGTGATGATGCCGGTGATGGATGGCATCGAGCTGATGAAGCAGCTTCGGGCGGACGACGCGCTGCGCGTGGTCCCCATCATCCTGCTGTCGGCGCGCGCGGGGGAGGAGGCCACGGCGAGCGGGCTCGAGCTTGGCGCGGACGACTATCTGACGAAGCCGTTCTCCGCGAGGGAGCTCCTGGCCCGGGTGCAGGCCCAGCTCAACATGGCCGCCTTGCGGAGGCAGGTGACGGAGCAGGAGACGCGCGCGGAGAACCTCGCGCGGCAGCAGCGGTGGCTCGAGGTCGTGCTGGATCGCCTCCCCATCCCCACCCTGCTCGTCGACCCGGTCTCCGGCCGGTTCACCTTCGTGAACCGGGCCGCCCAGCAGCTCTCCGACGGGCGCTTTCCCGCCGACATCGACGCCGCGGAGCGCGGCCGGGTCTCTCGGCTCACCGATGATGCCGATGGCCCGCTCGACCCGGAGGACACCCCGGGCGCCTTGCTCCGGCGGGGTGAGCGGGTCCGGGACCTGGAGGCGGTCTGGCACTCGCCCGCCGGGCGGTTCAACATCGTGGTGGACTCCGACGTCGTCCCCGCCATCGGCACTCAGCCAGGGCAGGCCATCGTCAGCTTCCGGGACATCTCCCGGCTCAAGCGGGTGGAGCGGGAGCTGAAATCGCTGCTGGGCGCGCGCGACGAGTTCCTCTCCATCGCCTCGCACGAGCTGAAGACGCCCATCACCTCGCTGCGGATGCAGTTGCAGATGACCGAGCGGAACGTGAAGCCCGACGAGGGCCGCGCCCCGAGTCCCGAGAAGCTCGCGAGGGCGCTGCGCGTCTCGTTGGTCCAGGTGGACCGGCTGACGAGCCTCGTCGACGACCTCCTCGACGTCGCGCGCATCCGCACGGGCACCTTCGACCTCACCTTCAAGAAGCTCGACCTCACCCTGCTCGCACGCGACATGATGGAGCGCCTCTCCGGGCAGCTCGCGCAGGCGGGCTGCGAGGCCCTGCTGGACGCGCCGCCCGGACTCGTGGGCGTCTGGGACGGTTCCCGGCTCGAGCAGGTGCTGACGAACCTCGTCTCCAATGCGATGAAGTACGCGCCAGGTGCGCGCCTCGACGTGCGCCTGTCGGCGGCGGGGGAGCTGGCGCGCATCGAAGTGCGCGACTACGGCCCCGGGGTAGGCGAAGCCCAGCGCGAGAGCATCTTCGAGCGCTTCGACCGCGGCATCGCCTCGCGAAACGCCGGAGGGCTGGGCCTGGGCCTCTTCATCTCCAAGCGGATCGTGGCCGCCCACGGAGGGAGCATCGTGGTGGAGAGCCCGCCGGGCGGCGGCGCGAGCTTCGTGGTCCTGCTCCCCCGCGATGCCTCGCGCGCCCTCGCCGAAGGTCTCTCGGCCGTACAGAGGGACGGGACATGA
- a CDS encoding dienelactone hydrolase family protein: MQDIDIKTPEGTMDAKLFQPEGNGPWPAVILLTDAFGIRPVFEQMAHRLAKEGYVVLLPNVFYREGHTSKLDLQGSFEDEVFRKRIYALIGGLTPERLEVDAAAELDFLGRQPQVKGKKVGVAGYCMSGGIAVRMAADFPDRIGAAASSHGGRLATDAPESPHRLVGKVKGELYFGHADNDGSMPAEAIQKLETSLKESGVKHRSELFTGARHGYAVAGSAAYDKDASEKHWQRLLDLFHRTLRD; the protein is encoded by the coding sequence ATGCAAGACATCGACATCAAGACCCCCGAAGGCACGATGGACGCGAAGCTGTTCCAGCCGGAGGGCAATGGCCCCTGGCCCGCGGTCATCCTGCTGACGGACGCATTTGGAATCCGGCCCGTCTTCGAGCAGATGGCGCACCGGCTCGCGAAGGAGGGCTACGTCGTCCTGCTGCCCAACGTCTTCTACCGGGAGGGCCATACGTCGAAGCTGGACCTCCAGGGCTCCTTCGAGGACGAGGTGTTCCGCAAGCGCATCTACGCGCTCATCGGCGGGCTGACGCCCGAGCGGCTCGAGGTCGACGCCGCCGCGGAGCTCGACTTCCTCGGCCGGCAGCCCCAGGTGAAGGGGAAGAAGGTGGGCGTGGCGGGGTACTGCATGAGCGGCGGCATTGCCGTGCGCATGGCGGCGGACTTCCCGGACCGCATCGGCGCGGCGGCCTCGTCCCATGGCGGGCGGCTGGCCACGGACGCGCCCGAGAGTCCCCACCGGCTGGTCGGCAAGGTGAAGGGCGAGCTGTACTTCGGCCATGCGGACAATGATGGCTCCATGCCTGCCGAGGCCATCCAGAAGCTGGAGACGTCCCTGAAGGAGTCCGGCGTCAAGCACCGCTCCGAGCTCTTCACGGGCGCGCGCCATGGCTACGCGGTGGCGGGCTCGGCCGCGTATGACAAGGACGCGTCCGAGAAGCACTGGCAGCGGCTGCTGGACCTGTTCCACCGGACGCTGCGGGACTGA
- a CDS encoding iron-containing alcohol dehydrogenase, with translation MSGPSFEFATATRIVFGPGRLSEAPEAVRGLGGSRVLLVTGRDPSRARTLHEALERLGLPVRVFPVEGEPTVELAREGTAAALEARCDAVVAFGGGSALDAGKAIAALAANGGDPLDYLEVIGRGKPLTRPSLPFVAIPTTAGTGSEVTRNAVLGSKEAKVKASLRSPHMLPRVALVDPDLLTGAPAAVLASSGLDALSQLLEPFLSARANPLTDSLAREGLRRSARSLRRAVLDGPDSTAREDLALASLFGGLCLANSGLGAVHGFAAPVGGMFEAPHGAVCAALLPAVLDVNLRALRARAPEHPAVPRFQEVAVLLTGRPDARAEEALAWVEDLCAALRVPGLGRYGLTAAEVPALVAKAKAASSMKANPLVLTDAELTEIATRSM, from the coding sequence GTGAGCGGCCCCTCCTTCGAGTTCGCCACCGCCACGCGCATCGTCTTCGGCCCGGGCCGGCTCTCGGAAGCCCCCGAGGCGGTGCGGGGCCTGGGCGGAAGCCGGGTGCTGCTCGTCACGGGCAGGGACCCTTCCCGGGCCAGGACGCTGCATGAAGCGCTGGAGCGGCTCGGCCTGCCCGTGCGTGTCTTCCCGGTGGAGGGCGAGCCCACGGTGGAGCTTGCACGGGAAGGAACGGCCGCCGCGCTGGAGGCCCGCTGTGACGCGGTGGTGGCGTTTGGGGGTGGCAGCGCGCTGGACGCGGGCAAGGCCATCGCGGCGCTGGCCGCCAATGGCGGCGACCCGCTGGACTACCTGGAGGTCATCGGCCGGGGGAAGCCACTCACGCGCCCTTCCCTGCCCTTCGTGGCCATTCCCACCACCGCGGGCACGGGCTCGGAGGTGACGCGCAACGCGGTGCTGGGCTCGAAGGAAGCGAAGGTGAAGGCCAGCCTGCGCAGCCCGCACATGCTGCCGCGTGTGGCCCTGGTGGACCCGGACCTGCTGACCGGAGCCCCGGCCGCGGTGCTGGCCTCCAGCGGGCTGGATGCGCTGTCGCAGCTCCTCGAGCCCTTTCTCTCCGCGAGGGCCAATCCGCTCACGGACTCACTGGCGCGTGAAGGCCTGCGCCGCTCGGCCCGCTCCCTGCGGCGCGCGGTGCTGGACGGGCCGGACTCGACGGCTCGCGAGGACCTGGCGCTGGCCAGCCTCTTCGGCGGGCTGTGTCTCGCGAACTCCGGGCTGGGCGCGGTGCATGGCTTCGCGGCGCCGGTGGGCGGCATGTTCGAGGCGCCGCATGGCGCGGTGTGCGCGGCGCTGCTGCCCGCCGTGCTGGACGTGAACCTGCGGGCCCTGCGCGCCCGCGCGCCGGAGCACCCGGCGGTGCCGCGCTTCCAGGAGGTGGCGGTGCTGCTGACGGGCCGGCCGGACGCGCGCGCCGAGGAGGCCCTCGCGTGGGTGGAGGACCTGTGCGCGGCGCTGCGCGTGCCGGGCCTCGGGCGTTATGGACTGACGGCGGCGGAAGTCCCGGCGCTGGTGGCGAAGGCGAAGGCCGCGAGCAGCATGAAGGCCAATCCCCTGGTGCTCACGGACGCGGAGCTCACGGAGATTGCCACCCGTTCGATGTAG
- a CDS encoding putative quinol monooxygenase has translation MSQTLLVVHVHVHVKPEHVDAFREATLANARQSVKEPGITRFDVIQDTEDPTRFVLVEVYRTAQAPAAHKETAHYLTWRDTVAPMMAEPRTSRKYVNRFPDDAGW, from the coding sequence ATGTCCCAGACACTGCTGGTCGTCCATGTCCATGTCCACGTGAAGCCGGAGCACGTGGACGCGTTCCGCGAGGCCACCCTGGCCAATGCGCGACAGAGCGTGAAGGAACCCGGCATCACCCGCTTCGACGTCATCCAGGACACCGAGGACCCGACACGCTTCGTGCTCGTGGAGGTGTACCGGACGGCGCAGGCTCCGGCGGCGCACAAGGAGACGGCCCACTACCTCACCTGGCGCGACACGGTGGCGCCGATGATGGCGGAGCCGCGCACCAGCCGGAAGTACGTCAACCGCTTCCCCGACGACGCCGGGTGGTGA